One Vanessa atalanta chromosome 15, ilVanAtal1.2, whole genome shotgun sequence genomic window, CATAAGTATGTGTACGCTTTATAATTTAGAACTAAAGTactaagatataaaatttaatgtaggCTTTGCCTAATTATTGCACTAACGAACTTTAAGTGATgcctatgaaaaaaatatataaacatgttttttaagtatatgaaatcaaatatttaaaaaaaaaaattgtaaacatttaaagcTATACAATAAACATAGTCCATGAATATATTTAGAGTAACAATTttgtcatttcttttttaacaaaaaaaatataaaacatttcgaaGAATACATGAATAAACTGAAATACCGAGTCGAGTAaccaaatacaaataatatggtCAAAATACGCCTAAGTTTTATAAACTAATGAAAACTTCAACTCTGGACACGCACCGGTGCCGTACAAGGTTCTCGATACAACCTTGCCTACAGATGGTACCGACTATACCGACTATACCTACACTCAGTAGCTATCTATAGCTTAATGTGAAAAACTTGCAGTCTTCGAAACGATACTATCCTCTCTATCACTTTACAAGACAAGACATGGCTATTTATTccaaaaacatttcattatatttgctTAATCCTAAATCAAATGGTCAAAgccaatttcaataataacacCATTGTAAAAAAACTGGGCAAGTTTTATCATACGAATGAAAAGtctatttaatttagatataagCCAATAACCCACATCAACGCACACACGCAATATATACACAAGATCAACGCACGTACGCAATGTGTGTGCAAATATTCTTGTACGTCGACTTGCACGTGTGCATGTGTGACACGTCAATGTGGATCACTGATCGAAGCCCGTGATTCAATTTCTTAATTTAGATAATACTTTAGATCCATGTCAAGATTTCCATCAACCTACAACCTATTACACCTCTATCACAGTGTAAATAATGCACTTACAGCAGTAAACCGAGACTACAAGAGTAAGTAGCGAGAAACGCCAAATCGATATatgccaaatataaaaaaaaaaaaaaacatacaataataataatcataacatCAAAAGCGCTATAAGTAGCATACGAAAATACGTAACATGAAATAATAAAGGTCAGACAAAAGAAAAGTTTCCATAAGAAACACCAACAAGAATAAAGCAATCAATAAAATAGTACTTAATTCTAACAAACATacattgtttttcttaaattaaaatacaattttgtgcTTAAAATgcattaaactataaaattatatttgacgcTAGCAACACTTCCAGCgtgtagatacaatatcacgtcaattgtaaaaaaaaaaacttttcgtttaaaatataaaatatagaaacgaTGCATACTTTTGGATAAAAtactttcattgtttataacatacataaaagcAACAACAgtcattgtaatttaaaaaggaaatatttttaaatggctTATTGCACGAAACATATTATCCAAGTCATTTTTAAAGACTCAAAAACCAACCTGCTGAATCTTTTATCGACAATAAAAAGAGGAAAAATTTACTGACACCCAAGTCGATTCGATCTACAAAAATGAatgtgaagaaaaataaaactgcgAAGGCTAGTTGCCGCTCACGATCTTACGATTTTCAAGTTCCTCCATGTTGTTTGAACTGAAAACCAATAAACACTTATTACAATTTTGCTAATAGAGTCACAcagaaataatagaaaatatataatagtagaaGTTATAAACCCGATATATCAGCTGGCAAAGGCCACCTCGTCTATCAAGTAGAAGTTTATTGAATTTACTGAACACAGTTTTAATTGTGGTCGGTGTACATGGGTTTAGTCCATATAGACAACTACTATATACAtgtttgtgaaataaatatacatttcaaaatgtttatatcataatattgctcataaataataaattgtcttaCCGCAGTTTATCATCATTTTTCCACGACGTCACTTGAATGTGTGGAGGCGGCAGATAGCTTCGTAAGGACTGAACCAACTGAATCGTGTCCAGcaaaactgaaataaatttatagccCATAATAGTAGATACACAAATTCAATTTGAACCTGTAATCAAATTTACAGAGCGGCGGTACTACAGATCTACCATGGTGACTTATGTATCagtaaacgaaatataaattagtaatttaaccACGACAACGGAAGGATAACGGACTCACTCTTCTGCAGCTGCTCGCTCTGCTTGCCGTAGGGCTTGCACATGGCGGGCCGCACGCAGGGCCGCATGCGCTGCAGGTTGCGCGCCAGCTCGGCGAAGGCGCGCACGACGCGCTCCtggccgcccgccgcgccgcccgcgcccgccgccgccgcgcgctcGCCgtgcgcgccgcccgccgcgccgcccgccgcgccgccgcccgacAGCGACTCCAGGCTCTCGAGGTTGGCCCTGCGGAAATACATACTATTATAGCTGCTAACATACacattcaattgaaaaataattttatataaaaaattcaacCTGAGATTGACTACGGATTTTAGTATtaggacattttatttatatggtatggataagtatttttatttttataagcattgtataaaaattaataataaacctcAAGAAGTCGGTAAGCTTGTGTTCATCAGAGTAGTGATGTTTAGACTTAGTTTCGAGGCTGGAGTGTGAGGCGCTGGACCGTTGCTGATGGGAGTACTTATCGATGGAGGACTGGTGGCCCAGTGATCTATTCTGCTGCAATAACATCTGCTGAGACATTTTCTCTGCACGTCGTTCTGACTTTTCACCAGCTAAATTggctgaaaatataaataaaatattgttaagattGTATAAAAGATGTTACCAccattttgcttttatattgcTAGAGCTCCattagtttcataaaaaatgaGTTGGTGTAAAACCAAGATAAGAATATTAGTGATTTTTACACATTAACTCACAAAGTGCGGCAATATGTGGCGCGATAGGCAGCTGATAATCTTGAGGTAGTGCAGCTCCACGCAGTAGCCGTTCTACTGCTGCGCTATCAGGTAGAGCTGTGCTGCCCGCCTCTGGGGATGTGAAAGACTCATATTAAttgagtatacatatatatctcaTAAAGGagagtgtttattattttactgattCACATAAAAAACGAGTAATAAGATTGACATAAGTAAAGGTGAAGGTAAGAggtaaaaaagtataaataattttaggtgTAAAAAATTTTGCGAATAATATGATGAAAGAGAAAAAGGATATTATCAATCATAGGAAATTTACTGGGAAAACCTTGTATac contains:
- the LOC125069446 gene encoding uncharacterized protein LOC125069446 translates to MDLAETMKSVLAKSTGNASGASSSSSAAAPHSAEGYVTEKLYMLLQLYLQNKGWSPSIELLQCFSDLKESSMLPSAAYLQMMASRVGLDAQGRLIYRENGKIILPYEHFANAVMLKHMNGPHGLHLGLEATVRAVVESYTIGRDQFGMEKEFIVEVVQNCPNPACRYYKNQLEMTQKSIQQHLSQQPTYIPEAGSTALPDSAAVERLLRGAALPQDYQLPIAPHIAALSNLAGEKSERRAEKMSQQMLLQQNRSLGHQSSIDKYSHQQRSSASHSSLETKSKHHYSDEHKLTDFLRANLESLESLSGGGAAGGAAGGAHGERAAAAGAGGAAGGQERVVRAFAELARNLQRMRPCVRPAMCKPYGKQSEQLQKILLDTIQLVQSLRSYLPPPHIQVTSWKNDDKLRSNNMEELENRKIVSGN